A part of Lactobacillus sp. ESL0700 genomic DNA contains:
- a CDS encoding ClC family H(+)/Cl(-) exchange transporter, producing the protein MRNHSEIKLLGQALLVGLFTGIIVGIFRLEIEKMTAFWLKLFNLAHSNAWWLAIIACGLALVGMIAGYFVKQYPHVGGSGIPEVKLQLQGNLTLQWLPILWRKLIGGILVISTGLFLGPEGPSLQLGATIGQGVGEGCSQTKTNARVLIATGAASGLAAAFGAPLSGALFVLEEVFHNFSQRVWLNALAGAMVADFVVSNLFGQHAALALSYNHTFPILLYWHLVFLGIILGLLGYLYKTGLFSCKKLYAKITLLPNWLYGLIPLALLIPIAYCWPLITGPGNRLILSLPKMITKTGWSMVGLLLFFYLVRIIFSIVSYDSGLPSGIFLPILTMGALIGAIYGLTMVQLHLLPQKLVINLIIFAMAGYFAAIIRAPFTAVILITEMVGSLLHLMPLAVVSFVALLVDELLGGMPIYDSLAQAMLGKKKSAQVTGQRDQLTISVYENSDLVDRKIVDIKWPQHTLVKIIHRGGRDLIPNGQTKINNGDSLILEVDAGQRGQVYEKIKQLQAVEYDG; encoded by the coding sequence TTGCGCAATCATTCGGAAATAAAATTGTTGGGCCAGGCCCTGTTAGTGGGACTATTTACAGGCATAATTGTCGGTATCTTTCGCTTAGAAATTGAAAAGATGACGGCTTTTTGGTTGAAATTATTTAATTTAGCACATAGCAATGCTTGGTGGCTCGCCATCATTGCCTGCGGTCTGGCATTAGTGGGGATGATAGCTGGTTATTTTGTTAAACAATATCCTCATGTTGGTGGGTCTGGAATTCCTGAGGTTAAGTTGCAACTGCAAGGAAATCTGACACTCCAGTGGCTACCAATTTTGTGGCGCAAATTAATTGGTGGAATTTTAGTAATTAGTACAGGCCTGTTCCTAGGGCCTGAGGGACCATCTCTTCAATTAGGGGCAACTATCGGTCAAGGAGTCGGCGAGGGCTGCAGTCAGACTAAAACTAACGCCCGCGTCCTAATTGCAACGGGAGCGGCGAGTGGCTTAGCCGCCGCATTTGGTGCGCCGCTAAGTGGTGCCCTGTTTGTCCTAGAAGAAGTGTTTCATAATTTTTCGCAACGCGTGTGGCTCAATGCTCTGGCTGGAGCAATGGTTGCTGACTTCGTTGTTTCCAATTTGTTTGGTCAGCATGCGGCGCTGGCACTGTCTTATAACCATACGTTCCCAATTTTGCTTTACTGGCACCTGGTATTTTTAGGAATTATTTTAGGATTGTTAGGTTATTTGTATAAAACAGGCTTATTTAGCTGCAAAAAATTATATGCGAAAATTACGCTGTTACCTAACTGGTTGTATGGTCTGATCCCGCTAGCTTTATTGATTCCAATTGCATATTGTTGGCCGTTAATTACTGGTCCTGGTAATCGTTTAATCCTTAGTTTGCCTAAGATGATCACCAAAACTGGCTGGTCAATGGTTGGATTACTGTTATTTTTCTATTTGGTTAGAATTATTTTTTCAATTGTTTCGTATGATTCGGGATTGCCAAGTGGCATCTTTTTACCGATTTTGACGATGGGCGCCCTAATAGGTGCTATTTATGGCTTAACAATGGTACAGCTGCATTTATTACCTCAAAAGTTGGTGATTAATCTAATCATCTTTGCAATGGCGGGCTACTTTGCGGCAATTATTCGGGCACCGTTTACCGCCGTAATTTTAATTACGGAAATGGTTGGCTCGTTATTGCACCTAATGCCACTGGCTGTGGTTTCGTTTGTGGCGCTGCTAGTTGATGAATTGCTCGGCGGGATGCCGATCTATGACAGCTTGGCACAAGCAATGCTGGGTAAGAAAAAGTCAGCTCAGGTAACAGGACAGCGCGACCAGCTGACGATTTCGGTTTATGAAAATAGTGATTTGGTTGACCGAAAGATAGTAGATATCAAGTGGCCACAGCACACATTGGTTAAAATTATTCATCGCGGTGGTCGGGATTTGATTCCTAATGGTCAAACTAAAATCAACAATGGTGATAGTTTGATTTTGGAAGTTGATGCTGGTCAGCGTGGTCAGGTTTATGAAAAGATAAAACAGCTACAGGCTGTTGAATATGACGGTTAA
- the gndA gene encoding NADP-dependent phosphogluconate dehydrogenase → MQQFGIIGLSVMGKNLALNVRNSGFSVSGYSIDKPEVDAFAKYEDDKLKPTYSWEEFVNSLEKPRKILIQIAAGRPVDETLHTLLPLLDKGDILIDGGNSNFNDTNRRFHEMQEHGIHFIGMGVSGGEEGALNGPALMPGGDEEAYKQVAPILEAIAAKNTEGRPCVSFIGPEGSGHYVKMVHNGIEYGIMQEFSEVYDILRKVAGKTNEEMAQIFTDWNQGIVKAYLSEITAEVLKQKDELTPDHVIDHILNVASYKGTGNWMLEDAIRLGTPISVIAEAVLARFMSKATTRAGKEITWNGDVPSDLVANLGKALQLGQAVAYAQGFQQLKMAADAYKWDLRYPAIAQDWEAGCIIRSSMLKDIENAYENGKKLDNLFEDSYFKDLMAENIGALRQVIALATKAGIPTPTLSAALNYLESIFNPSLPANLIQGQRDYFGAHTYYRNDRPGVFHTEWYEEK, encoded by the coding sequence ATGCAACAATTTGGAATAATTGGCTTATCTGTAATGGGTAAGAATCTTGCTTTAAATGTCAGAAATAGTGGCTTTTCAGTTTCTGGTTACAGTATCGACAAGCCAGAAGTCGATGCTTTTGCAAAATATGAAGACGATAAATTAAAACCTACTTATTCTTGGGAAGAGTTCGTTAATTCATTAGAGAAACCACGCAAAATTTTAATTCAAATCGCTGCTGGTCGTCCGGTTGATGAAACTTTACATACTTTATTACCCTTACTAGACAAGGGTGATATTTTAATCGACGGTGGTAACTCCAATTTTAACGATACTAACCGGCGGTTTCACGAAATGCAGGAACACGGCATTCACTTTATTGGAATGGGTGTTTCCGGTGGTGAAGAAGGGGCTTTGAATGGTCCAGCTTTGATGCCAGGTGGCGATGAAGAAGCCTACAAGCAAGTTGCTCCTATCTTAGAAGCAATTGCTGCTAAGAACACTGAAGGTCGTCCTTGTGTCAGCTTTATTGGACCCGAAGGCAGCGGTCACTACGTTAAAATGGTTCATAACGGAATTGAATACGGCATTATGCAAGAATTTTCCGAAGTTTATGATATTTTACGAAAAGTTGCTGGTAAAACTAATGAGGAAATGGCGCAAATCTTTACTGATTGGAACCAAGGAATCGTTAAGGCTTACTTAAGTGAAATTACGGCAGAAGTCTTAAAGCAAAAAGATGAATTAACTCCTGACCATGTAATCGACCATATCTTGAATGTGGCATCATACAAGGGTACTGGTAACTGGATGCTTGAAGACGCAATTCGCTTAGGAACACCAATCAGTGTAATTGCGGAAGCTGTTTTAGCACGGTTTATGTCTAAGGCAACAACACGCGCTGGTAAAGAAATTACTTGGAATGGCGATGTACCAAGTGATTTAGTAGCTAACTTGGGTAAAGCACTGCAATTAGGTCAAGCTGTTGCTTATGCTCAAGGCTTCCAACAATTGAAGATGGCCGCAGATGCTTATAAATGGGATTTGCGTTACCCAGCAATTGCCCAAGATTGGGAAGCTGGCTGTATTATTCGTTCATCAATGTTGAAAGATATTGAAAATGCTTATGAGAACGGCAAAAAGCTGGATAATTTATTTGAAGATAGTTACTTCAAGGACTTAATGGCTGAAAACATTGGTGCTTTGCGGCAAGTAATTGCATTAGCAACTAAAGCCGGTATTCCAACACCAACCTTGAGTGCAGCTCTTAATTACTTAGAATCAATTTTTAATCCAAGCTTACCTGCTAACCTAATTCAGGGTCAACGTGATTACTTCGGTGCGCACACTTACTACAGAAATGACCGTCCTGGTGTCTTCCATACAGAATGGTATGAAGAAAAATAA
- the spxB gene encoding pyruvate oxidase yields the protein MTKINGSDAMLQVLVDWDIDHIFGYPGGSFDSTMNAILNFKDKLKFIEVRHEEAGALAASAEYKLTGKVGVCFGSAGPGAVHLMNGLYDAKYDKTPMVAIIANVPTSRQDMNFFQAFDEKPWFDNVAVWNHQVKAANQIPRMMDEALRQAYAKKGPAVLILPKDFGWDKINYNFQVTANSLTAMPNYAAPIKESVDEAVKLIAEATNPVVYFGMGLKGHGDVLKAFSDKFKMPLMSSVIAKGIVEDAFPAYLGSIGRCAPKASDDIQTHADLVVWVGNDSPFSSYFFNPKAKMIQIDIDSEKLGKRHTVDLPILADGAKTLQAIIDAGEAREESPLYKAGVEDRKNWEEWQHSFDDADEMPIRREPIFDIINKYAADDAMFGIDVGNINIDFQRLMNLHDNQVWATSGLYATMGFGSPAAVAAATACPDREVWNLGGDGGFAMMSQELLTQARYNMHIMNVVFTNETLGFIQAEQEDQSHQPLSGVILPDNDWAKVAEGMNVKGVTVRTKQEFEDAVKEWKSSDKPMLVDVKLTHEMPYSTELNTLDDPAFVEKYQAQGLKPFSYFAEKYGVNDDAFGPVDEDDATSGASEA from the coding sequence ATGACAAAAATTAATGGCTCAGATGCAATGCTTCAAGTATTAGTTGATTGGGATATTGACCACATCTTTGGTTATCCAGGTGGTTCATTCGACTCAACTATGAATGCTATTCTTAATTTCAAAGACAAACTTAAGTTTATCGAAGTTCGTCACGAAGAAGCTGGCGCTTTAGCAGCTTCAGCTGAATACAAGCTCACCGGTAAAGTTGGTGTATGTTTTGGTTCAGCTGGACCTGGTGCTGTTCACTTGATGAACGGTTTATACGACGCTAAGTACGACAAGACTCCAATGGTAGCTATCATTGCTAACGTACCTACTAGCCGTCAAGACATGAACTTCTTCCAAGCTTTTGATGAAAAGCCTTGGTTTGATAACGTTGCTGTTTGGAACCACCAAGTTAAAGCAGCTAACCAAATTCCACGGATGATGGATGAAGCTCTTCGTCAAGCATACGCTAAGAAGGGTCCAGCAGTTTTAATCTTGCCAAAAGACTTCGGTTGGGACAAGATTAACTACAACTTCCAAGTTACTGCTAACTCATTAACTGCTATGCCTAACTACGCTGCACCAATTAAAGAATCAGTTGATGAAGCAGTTAAGTTAATTGCAGAAGCTACAAATCCAGTAGTTTACTTTGGTATGGGACTTAAGGGTCACGGTGACGTATTGAAGGCATTCTCAGACAAGTTCAAGATGCCACTTATGTCATCAGTTATTGCTAAGGGTATCGTTGAAGATGCATTCCCAGCATACTTGGGTTCAATTGGTCGTTGTGCTCCTAAGGCAAGTGACGACATCCAAACTCACGCTGACTTGGTTGTATGGGTTGGTAACGACTCACCATTCTCAAGCTACTTCTTTAACCCTAAGGCTAAGATGATCCAAATTGATATTGACTCAGAAAAATTGGGTAAGCGTCACACTGTTGATCTACCAATCTTGGCTGACGGTGCTAAGACTTTGCAAGCAATCATTGATGCTGGTGAAGCTCGTGAAGAATCACCACTTTACAAAGCTGGTGTTGAAGACCGTAAGAACTGGGAAGAATGGCAACACAGCTTTGACGATGCAGATGAAATGCCAATTCGTCGTGAACCAATCTTTGACATTATTAACAAATACGCTGCAGACGATGCAATGTTTGGTATTGATGTTGGTAACATCAACATTGACTTCCAACGTTTGATGAACTTGCACGATAACCAAGTTTGGGCAACTTCAGGCTTGTACGCAACTATGGGCTTTGGTTCACCAGCTGCTGTAGCTGCTGCAACTGCTTGTCCAGACCGTGAAGTTTGGAACCTTGGTGGTGACGGTGGTTTTGCAATGATGAGTCAAGAATTATTGACCCAAGCTCGTTACAACATGCACATCATGAACGTTGTCTTCACTAACGAAACTCTTGGTTTCATCCAAGCTGAACAAGAAGACCAATCACACCAACCATTATCAGGTGTTATCCTTCCAGATAACGACTGGGCAAAGGTTGCTGAAGGTATGAACGTTAAGGGTGTAACTGTACGTACTAAGCAAGAATTTGAAGATGCAGTTAAGGAATGGAAGAGTTCTGACAAGCCAATGTTAGTAGACGTTAAGCTTACTCACGAAATGCCATACTCAACTGAATTAAACACTTTGGACGACCCAGCATTCGTTGAGAAGTACCAAGCACAAGGTTTGAAGCCATTCAGCTACTTCGCTGAAAAATACGGCGTTAACGATGATGCTTTCGGTCCTGTAGATGAAGACGATGCAACTTCAGGTGCTTCAGAAGCTTAA